AACTTGATTTGGTGTTCAAGAAAAAATACAGAACGCGGACTGAGAATGTCTTTTTCTTTTTTGGCATCCCAAAGGTGGTCCAATAGGTAAAGCGCCCAAACGGAAATGAGATACAAAAGAAGGAGGGAAACTCGCAGAGGAGTTTGGGTGTACAAACTAAAAAAACTTAAATTAGCAAAAACTGAAATTACGACGTCGAGCGAACCATACGTAATGAATTTGAAAAAAAGAAACGTTCCTTTTGTTTGATTCGTTCGGAACATAGTTCATTCATTCTACATAGGAATCCTTTGGCAAAAAGAAAATTCCCTTGCCACAAAAACTTTCATAGTCTGAAATGTATGCCAATGTTCCGGTCCATTCGAAACGCCATTTATTCTGTTTATTGTATCCGTGACCAATTTCCGAAGTACATGTCAGAACTCCTTTTGGAAGAAGAGGCAATGGGTGCCCTTTTTGCTGTTCGGTTTCGGTATGTGATTGGATTTGCTCTGATCGCCAGTGCCATAGCAAACATTAGTAATATTGAAACCATTTGGGGGTATTTGGTTAATTTTATTGGTATCAGCATATATTTTATCAACACATTTGTACATTTGCATATTCTAAAAAAGAAAAATAGCCATTGGAAAACTAAATATGATTACATCAGTCTTTTTATAGACAATCTATTGATTACGATGACCATCCTGAATTGGTATTGGATCAAAGGGAATGGAAATCCTAATTTTTTGGTGAAAACCCCTCTTATGATTTTTTACCTTCTGCCCCTTTCGTTATGTTTGTTCCAATACCGTTTTTCACTCGTAGTTTTCTCCTTTGTTTGTTTTCTGATTAGTTATTATTCTTTTATCACTGCTGCCTTACTTGATCCAGATGCACTTGTGAGTTTGGATTGGACAAGCTATGTGTTAGGTGACGAGATCATTTTATTGGATGCCCTAGTTTCCAAACCAGTGATATATCTCATCCTAGTATTTGCAATTTCCTACGGAATCTTTCGTAGCCTTCGGATGTTACTCAAGTTTGCCGCCTCGGAAACACAAAAAACCACACTTTCTCGTTATTTTTCGCCAGATTTAGTATCGGAAATTGTTTCTGACCCGGAAGTGATTGGAAGGGGGAAACGACAAAAAGTAACGGTTCTTTTCAGTGATATCCGTGGGTTCACTCAGTTTTCCGAACTTTTGGACCCAGAAGAGTTATCTATTTTTTTAACTGAATTTAGAAGGAGGATGGTACGTGTGATCTTCCAAAACAAAGGTAGTTTGGATAAATTCATTGGTGATGCAGTGATGGTTACTTTTGGAACGCCCTTGCCATCCGAAATTCCAGGGGAAGATGCGAAAAACGCTGTGAGCGCCGCCAAGGCAATGTTAAGTGAACTAAAAATATGGAATGCCGAAAGAAAATCACTAGGACAAGTTGAAATCAAAATCGGAATAGGAATCCATTCAGGCGAAGTGTTTTGTGGGAGCATTGGCTCAGAAGAAAGAATGGAATATACTGTCATAGGAGATACAGTGAATACTGCCTCAAGGATTGAATCAGCATGTAAGGAAATTGGCTCTCCACTCCTTATATCGGAGGCGGTTTGGAATGAAATTGGAAGTCCGGATTTATGGCAGAAAAAGGAAGCGGTTCTTTTGCCTGGAAGGGAACAAAAAATAAATTTGTTTGCTTACCAAAATCTATGATTTATGTATTAAGGTTTAATTTATAAACTGCTTCGTGTAAGGCGGGGTTTAACTCAGGATCAATAATATAAATCACACGTGTTGTTCCTGCTTGTAAGGCAAGGTCCATAATTGCTTTTCTTCTATCAATTTTGATTGTTTTCAAATCAAAGTCAGCAATTTTGAATTTGATACCTTTTTGAAAGACTGGATTGATGCTACAAATCCTTTGGAGTTTGGGTCTTGTTTGGTAACGCCCCACTTCCAAAACGAGACAAATATCAAAATGAGCTCGTTTTTCTGAATCTACAGATGCTGTGATCACAAAGTCACCAAAATTGATGATGTTTTCGTTATTGGTAAGCGAACTTCCTACATAATCAAGTAGGTGGCGTATATTTTTATTGCTATAAGAAAAAAATGAATCATTTAAGATCATCTTAAGTGCAGTAGAAGATTTAAATGCTGGTCTCCAAGGTTGGTTAGATGTAAGAGAAGAATACTCACTTGCAAGAGAAAGTATAGCAATGTCTTCTTCGAAACTAGAAGTAGTGACATTGTTTTCTTGCAGATGTAACTGCAGTTCGATGTCTTGTGTGATCCTTTCTTTACCCACTTCCTTATTGTATTTATCACGAACTGACATGAGTTTGGTGAAAAGAGATCTTGGGTCTGGAAAATTATTATTCACACCATTGCCACGATACGGTCTGTGATGGTTTAAGATAAGAGTCCGCACATGGGATTCCACTTCGGGAGCAGGAAGGGTCATTAAATAACTAATGATAGGATGTTGTTGGACAACTGCGTATTCTTCTTTTGTAAGTTTGGGAGTTTGTTTTACTTCTAGTCTGGAATATCCGACATCCATTAGGTAACTTGCCATCATTAAACTCAAATGGTCTTTCTTATTGGATTCTTCTTTGCCTTCATTGACAATTTTACGAGTCCGAACTTTCATTCCCATCGCAACAACCGTACGTTTGGTCATTAGTTCCGACTCAACAGAAACTCCGGCTACACTTAGAATCTCTAAAATATTAAATATGCCTAATTCAAAATCAGGATTACTCGTAAAATCGGTGAGAAGTTCATTCACCGAGTTTTGTACAAAAACAGCTTGGTCAGAGGAAAATGATGTTTTGCGTAAATCTTCAATTAACGCCTGTGATTGTTTTGCGAAACGAGCTGTTTTTTCAATGTCGAATAATTTTGTAGTTCGACCTGGTTCTAAGTAAGGTTTATCGGCACCATTAGGTTTTGATTTTTTTAGTTCGGAGATTAAAAAGTAAACTCCTTGCATTTCAAACTTTAAAAGTTTTCCAAAGTCTGCTTCCGTTGGATTTCTTTTTTTATGAATTAATATTTGTCCGTCTTTATTGTATAAATCGAGAGGGATGTTTTGGTTTTTACGAAAACTATTTAATGATTCTTCGGTTAACTCAAATTTTGCGAGCTTTTCTCTAGGTACTATATTTGTATCATTTGTGCTCATTGGTAACTACATCCATTTGACTAAATAAACTTTATGAATGTTTAGGCGATGATGTTACTTGTTCCTTAAATTGTAAATTCATTCCTTTGTTTTCAATTTCATTTTTATATTTAGGGAATTTCCGTAAGTATAAATACTAAAGCATAGTAGTGGATGTTCTAGATCTCGTAACAATTGTAACCAATCGTATAAAGATATGTCAGAAAGGAAATATCTGCTAATATACGTTAGTTTATCTACTCATGTATGACAACAGAATCTATTTTTGTGTGAGAATTTATGTTCGTTTTTGAAACAAAATG
The sequence above is a segment of the Leptospira sp. WS39.C2 genome. Coding sequences within it:
- a CDS encoding HD domain-containing phosphohydrolase, with translation MSTNDTNIVPREKLAKFELTEESLNSFRKNQNIPLDLYNKDGQILIHKKRNPTEADFGKLLKFEMQGVYFLISELKKSKPNGADKPYLEPGRTTKLFDIEKTARFAKQSQALIEDLRKTSFSSDQAVFVQNSVNELLTDFTSNPDFELGIFNILEILSVAGVSVESELMTKRTVVAMGMKVRTRKIVNEGKEESNKKDHLSLMMASYLMDVGYSRLEVKQTPKLTKEEYAVVQQHPIISYLMTLPAPEVESHVRTLILNHHRPYRGNGVNNNFPDPRSLFTKLMSVRDKYNKEVGKERITQDIELQLHLQENNVTTSSFEEDIAILSLASEYSSLTSNQPWRPAFKSSTALKMILNDSFFSYSNKNIRHLLDYVGSSLTNNENIINFGDFVITASVDSEKRAHFDICLVLEVGRYQTRPKLQRICSINPVFQKGIKFKIADFDLKTIKIDRRKAIMDLALQAGTTRVIYIIDPELNPALHEAVYKLNLNT
- a CDS encoding adenylate/guanylate cyclase domain-containing protein produces the protein MFRSIRNAIYSVYCIRDQFPKYMSELLLEEEAMGALFAVRFRYVIGFALIASAIANISNIETIWGYLVNFIGISIYFINTFVHLHILKKKNSHWKTKYDYISLFIDNLLITMTILNWYWIKGNGNPNFLVKTPLMIFYLLPLSLCLFQYRFSLVVFSFVCFLISYYSFITAALLDPDALVSLDWTSYVLGDEIILLDALVSKPVIYLILVFAISYGIFRSLRMLLKFAASETQKTTLSRYFSPDLVSEIVSDPEVIGRGKRQKVTVLFSDIRGFTQFSELLDPEELSIFLTEFRRRMVRVIFQNKGSLDKFIGDAVMVTFGTPLPSEIPGEDAKNAVSAAKAMLSELKIWNAERKSLGQVEIKIGIGIHSGEVFCGSIGSEERMEYTVIGDTVNTASRIESACKEIGSPLLISEAVWNEIGSPDLWQKKEAVLLPGREQKINLFAYQNL